GTCAACAGCATCTGTACTATTGTCCTATTAACATTTTCTAGACATGTACTCCATGGAAAGTGCAATGCTAAACTGGTTTAGAAGAATTTTTAGAATatatggggagcctgggtggctcggtcagttaagtgtctgccttcacctcaggtcatgattccagggttctggggttgagtctgcttctctctctacccttccccattgctcatgttctctcgttctctctctgtctctcttatgctctctctctcaaataaataaagtcttaaaaaattataatatggaaataataaaggtCAAAAAACATAAACTTTGGAGTCCAACAGACTGGGTTCATTCTCCTATTTGGCAACTTCCTATTTGCATAAATGGAAATGTTAGTAAACTTTTCataccttagttttctcatctgaaaataggaataataatacctTATAATATTGTTTTGAGAATGTGATAAGATAGTACAGAAAAAGCACCTATGAAGTGTTCAGTTAATAGAAGCTGTTGCTTTATCACTATTAATATAATGgaattaatgaaacagaatagaaattgCCACCAGGGACATTAGTCTAGGAGAGCAGAGAAAGCAGAGATCTCAGGGGGGTTGTATGGAGATGGAATGTGGAGCTGAGCCTTGAGGGATGTCAGTGGAGTGGCCATTCTGGCTCTGAAGGGCTGATGACTCATAGCTCTAAAGAATGCAGGGTTCTAAAGTGGGGGTGACAGATTGGCCAAGATTGCTTGGAAGAGAGTTCTCTTTGAAGTGTCAGGCTGACTTTGAGGCCAACTGGGCTAGCTTTCAACCCTCAGAGGGCAAGGGACACATGGACACAGGGATACAGGACAGGCAAGCACTATTAGCTTTGCAGCCAAAATAGGAGCCTTATAAACCAGCCTTACAGATAAGTTTTGAGTTCTTTCTTGATTGCATCAGCCTGCAAATCATCCCCACTGCCTGCCACATTACCCACAGGATTTTCCACTCTTCTGTGTCACAGTAAAGGAGAATTTACAGGAGTCCTTAAAATAACTCATAGGAAGGTCTTACTTTCTACAAGAAAGTTATTTGTAAAAGGACATTTTGTTGAGTAGACTTTTCAGGGCAATCTGTGCAGCATGATTCTTTTCACAGTGCAAATCACCACCCACACTGTTTATCGTATTTTCACTTTTGCTCCCCATTGGGTTCTTCGAGCTGGCAGACTTCGAAAAATGCCAAGGATACTGGAtggctttattttgatttttaaaaatttgatttatttatttgacacagaaagaacaagcaggaggagtggcaggcaaagggagagagagaagcagactccctgctgagcaaggagcctgttgGTGTGGGTTGGGGGCTCAATGTAGAGGCTCAATGCGGGGGCTCAATGCGGGGGCTCAATGCAGGGTTTAAggcggggcttaatcccaggaccttgggattgtgacctgagccaaaggcagacaaccgactgagccattcaggagccCCAGATATTCGGTGATTTAAAGGCAAATTCCATTCTAGGTATCGGATAGTTGTTTAGAGGAGGTTCTTTAAGGAAATTCAATGATCAAAGACATTGACTAAGCACATGAAAAGCAAAGCTTAAGAatgtcttttaaagttttttgttgggcagcccaggtggctcagtggtttagtgccgccctcggcccagggcctggtcctggagacccaggaacgagtcccatgtcaggctcagtgcatggagcctgcttctccctctgcctctctttctctctgtgtctctcatgaataaataagtaaaatcttaaaaaaaataaagttttttgttgaaaacaaaattcCACCAAAagcatttaagtatttaaaatggCACATAATAAGAACGCaagacttttaaaagtatttaagtatttaaaatggCACATAATAAGAACACAAGACTTTTAGGACCTACAACACGGTCAACTAATGCAAGCTAATGCAAGCTCTTCCCTCAGCATGGCTAAAATACGCAGGTTGAACCATAACAGTTTTTCAGGTATATAGCTGAGGtcacaaggagaaaagaaagaaaaccccacaGGTTCCAGGAGCACAGAGGGAATAGAAGGAGCAGTAAGCATTGAGATcaggctggggtgcctgggctgATCTCCAGACCTGGAAATAGATCCAGGTGGCCAGGAGTGTGGATTTCCATGCCCTCAGGAGCAGGAGATGAGGCCTCAGGAACTATAGAAAACACAAAGGGGGAAGTGAGATGCCTGATAGGCCAGTGTATCTTAGTGTATCAGGGATAGAAGACACTACCCAGCAGCCCAAAGGAGATGGGAAGAAGCTTGTCCTCAGGCCAagagataaacataaaaattggTCCTGGTCTAGAGatatttctgggacacctggcaAAAGCCAATGTAAAGTCCTCTGATCCCCTCTGATAGGAGCTTCACACAGTGCATTCATAGGCAAGAGGATGCCACAATCATTTAACAGATAAAGAAGTGGAGGCTCAGTAAGGCTGAGTGATTTGTCCAGGATCACAGGGCAGGTAGAGAAATCTGGGCCGAAAGCAAAGTCCTCCCTCGCTACAGTCCTTTCTCTAGCAGAAGTATGGGCAGCTCAGGGTACCTCTGGGAGGTACCCAGGACATGGGCAAGATGGCACTGCAGACACCCTGGGATCAGATACAACTGTAGAGGTGCCTGACCTCAAATGGATGCCAGTCATATTCTGGTCACCAAGAGGCATGGCACCTCTTCTTCCCCACCTCCATACTGCTCATCTGAGTAGGGAGCACAAGGAGAAGGGATGTCTAGTGGGAACTGGGGAGGAATTACAGTTTGGGAATTGATAACTCTTCCCATGAagggagagtcttttttttttttttcttgaaagccaCTTGAACTTTGTCTTTGCAATTAAGCTTATCTCTTCTTGTGTTTGCTTAGCTTGTGGGCAGGAGATGTCATTACCCTCTTCTAATTTTATGGAAAACTACTTGCAAGTGTTAAATTTTGAAATAGCCACTAACCTCCTTGACCTtaagactcacacacacacacacacacccacgcgcacacacacacacacacacacacatacacacatctgaCCCAAAGGAGGTCATTGCAGGTTGCCCAAGAAGGCCCCACCTGGGGTCCTGCAGAGAGAGGAAGTCCTTGCATCATGTCTGTCAGGCTAACCATTTGCTGTGAGAGCTGGCAGTCTTCAGCACTGTGCCAGCCTCTTGACCAGCCTCTGAGTGAATCATGACCAAGTACTGCCTGGACTGGGTAGGCAGGTTGTGCTGGGCCAAGGAGAAGGGTCTGGAGGGAGTCAGCTCTCAGACTTGCTCTTCCTCAGTCACCAGAAAAGGTGTTTTCACCCCAGTCTTCCTGCAAGGGCTCTGGGATGGATGTTAACTTGACCTAAGGAGAAAAATTCATGACCTTTCTTCCCACTCTCCACCTCAGAGCCCAGAGAACAGCCCTTATGGGTGTGTCATGTGACATCCATGGCCGGGGAAAGAGTATCTGGATGTGGACCCAGGTATCGCTTTATCTGAGAAGAGATTCTGTGCAGGCAGTGGCTGCATGAGAAAGCATGGTGTATCCAGGGCACCACGGCCAGTAGATACACTTAATGGCCGCAAGGAGCGGGGGTTAATGGCCTCATTGTGGCCATTTTCTTACTGATTACTTCATTGGTTTTAAGAGCTCCCATACTCAAGTTTCTACTGATTTACTCCCTGATAAGTGTTTGAAAAGTTCTTTGGATAGGTggtgggtgaggtggggtgggtgtGGTCTTAGATATGACTTGAATTTAATCCAGCACTCGGCCATTGTGGTCATTAGACAGACACACACTAGTATCAGCCTGTGGATACTAGCCAACAGCACTCAGATACCATCTCGGATCACATGGCAGTCTAGGATTTGGGTAAAATTAGCTTGAATTCTTCCAGAGTCCTCACTAAGATTTTTAGAGATCTTTAGGGGGACTGTTCTCCCATAAACATCCTGCGTCCCACTAAGTCCCTGACTTATGTTCAATTTAGGATTTTTGAGTTTACGATGGTGTGAAAGTGATACTCATTCAGTAGAACCCATACTttgtgaattttgatttttttcccaggcTAGTGATATGCAGTACAATCATCTCTTGTGATGCTGGACAGCCAGTGCAAGCCTTGGCTCCATCAGCCACATGATCACAAGAGCAAACAATCAATACACATTCTGTACCCATGCAaactttctgtttttcactttcagtacagtagtcaataaattacatgagatagtcaatacatattatataataggCTTTGctttagatgattttgcccaaatGTAGGCTAAAATAAGTGTCCCGAGTACACATAAgctaggctaggctaagctatgatgttcagtaggttaggtATAGTAGATGTATATTTGACTCATGATATTTTCAGCTAACAATGGGTTTATTGGCACAAAAATCCTTTGTAAGTTGAGAAGATCTATACTGTTTGAGGTGTACTGTCTCATCTCTGTGACATCAACCCACAAATGAAACTCAGCCCTTCATCATTTTCCATTTGCACATGTATTGATTTATGAATTACCTTTTACTGAAGCATCTGAGGTGGTTGGAGAGGGAATTAAAGAAAGATGGATGGGGATTCACTACGGCAAATGAGTAGCTTCAAATTCAACATGAGGTTTCCTGGAAGCCTTTCATGCCTTACCACCAGCGGGGGTGCCTTCGTGCACCATCACCTCACACCCACTCGCTGattccccttcttcctgcctgcTCTActgctctctttcctttccctgacATCCAGGTGGGAGAAAAGTCCTCCCCGGCATCCTGCACAGCCCAGCAGGCCTTTTCTACCAGGGACGGGAAAAGAGTAGCTGGCTCTTGGGCCCAAGGTCACATGTTGCCAGCCCTTTCCACCAAGTGTTCCACAACCCTTGCTCATCATAGACCTTGggtttcactcattttctctcccaaGCAGCTTCTCTAGccatttacacatacacacagtttcCTTTCCAAGAGAATTCCATTGCcaatttttaagataatgaatttttcacttccttacatatacatatataaaataaaaagtcactgCCCCTGgaacccctggatggctcagtcagttgagcatctgactctggctcaggtcatgatcttgggtcatggggttgagccctatatcaggctttGACCTCCGCTTGGGAGTGTGCTTGGaattctttcctctgccccttctctctctcaaataaacaaacaaaaaaataaatctttaaaaaaatcattgtcccATTTGGAAGAGATTTGGATCTTATGGGTACCTGCAATACAATGAGATACATTAAAAAGTCCACAGTCAAGATTCAGAACAAGACGTGACTGTTATCCTTTGAGCCACTCTGCCACCACCAGCTGGGTGCTAGGGCATTGGTGGTGCCTAAAAATGGCTGTGAGTTCTGGGCTTACAAGCCTGCTTAGCATTCTCCAGGGATCATCCTGACATGTAGCCTGGAAAGCACATTGTTCCCGGGCACTCAGAGGAGGCCCAAGCAGAGAGGGCAAAGTGGAGCACCCCTCTGCACTGGAGGGAGAGGTTTACTGGTGCTAGGATCTGCATGACTGCCATCAACCAGTGCCCTCTGGGCATAACACTCAGAAGGGAGTTATCCCTCCATGGCAGGGCATATGCTAACACCACCTGATGGGGATGCCAGAGGAGGGCTTTGACATTGAGCACATGGGTGGATGGGAGGACTTCTCAGGTGCTTTATTGGATCAACATGTCCAAATTCTGGAAGTTTGGGAGAGGATGTGTGAGGGGATTGGAGATGCCAGAGCATGCCTCTAGTGGGCTGACATGCTTATGTTAGCACTGTGTCCCTCAGGCTTGTCTTCCTACAATGTCAATGACTCCTATACAACAAGAACCTGAGGCCTGCCGGGCTTCCAGAGCAGATGCTCCCGTAGTCCAGACAGTTGGTAGCTAAGTGTGTAGTCATCCTGCTGATTGTGCTGCAAGTGAGAACAGACAGGGTCCCCTGGCAGGACAGAGTACTATCCAGGAAACAGAAAGCTCTGGCTACCATCTCCCCTGGTGCAGGCTGGAATGGTGGAACAGGaatgcagaggaaggagaaagaatggatAGGGACGGGAAGAGAGTAGCTGGCTCTTGGGCCCAAGGTCACATGTTGCCAGCCCTATTCAGGTCCTCTCACACTGGGGTTTCATCTGTGCCTGGTtagacacacacatgtacacacatgcacgcacacacatgcacacacacacacacacacacacactgattctGGCTGCCCAGCCCCAATGATTCAGTGATGTGAGGGGATGTGCCAACCTAATTCTCCATatagcttattttccttttaacaagAAGATCTGTGGCCTCATTATCTTTTGATGGTTTTTATTTACTGACCTATCATGGatacctactaggtgccagggattgaaaatacaaaggaagaaatgaaaaagaatacatAGAGAAATAATCCCAGTAGGATTGGGAATATAAATCCCTGAGCACAGAGGATTTATAGAGgaggtaaatgggtgacgggtgAGGGAAGGGTGGAGGGTGTAGTGAGAAAGCAAACATGGGACAGAGGCCCCCTGACATGTTCAGTCAGCCCAGCAGGTGCtacctgccttctctctccctcccattctctgccaaataaaattTAGCTCCATTTCCACACATCAAGTTTCCATTGTTCCCACCTGCCCTTCAGTATGTGGCACTTTGCTTAACACTTTTCACTGGAGACTGAAGTGGACAGTGCAGAGCTTGTAACTATCAAGAGGATTCCCAGAATACAAAATAGCTCTAGGAGCTTATGACgctttgtaaaaataaagtttgtgtCATGAAGAAGATGGAAGAGATCATAAGGTTATGAAAATATGGTAGAGTTTTGAGTTGAAAGGGattctttggtatttttctgtgtgtctaaATCTAAGTATACgcacatatatgtgcacacacatacgtATATATGCATACCTGTCTACCACACAGGCACATACAGATGTGTGTACAgatatgtatgcatacacatacGCACACGCACATCTCATGGAGGATTGGCATATTATAGGCTGCAGGGACTTAGGGCTTTGCACTTGATTGACATCCATTAATGTTTGCTGAATTAGAGCAAACCTCCACTGTGCCCATCCTGTTTTTTTATTGCTGACCATTGCTCTTAGCAGTTAATGTTTGAACCTGGCCATAAAGGAGTCGGCAGCTGCTGACCTATGGCCAACATTCAAAGCGGAAGGAGCCCCCTATAAATCAGCTCACACTGGGCAGCCCAGCCAGCAGAGCTGCAGGTCCACTGTGGAGGGAGCCTTGTTGCCACCATGAACTTCTCCGGCAAGTACCAACTGCAGAGCCAAGAAAACTTTGAGGCCTTCATGAAGGCAGTCGGTGAGTATTGGGGTGGACACCAAGGCTGGGGGTCCTGGCAGGTGAGAGTCTGGCCCTACTGGCGGTGGCTAACCAGAGTCTCGATGCTAGGATAGAAGGAAAGTTTCAGGCTTTGCACAGCCCAGAGGCTACGTTATGGATATGACTTTCGCAGTCATTTGCAGCTTATGCTATTGGTCACTGGACAAGGTCACTCCATAGGCAAGGGGAAAGAGCACTGAACTAGAGTCTGATCTAGATTGTAGCAATCTCTGCTGAtacctcactcactcactcattcatttttctgACAAATGTTGATTCAAGGCCAACTACATGCTGAGTACTGTGCTGGATGGATACCAGGGAGACAGAACAATGAGCCACATTTCCAAGTCAcagtttagagagagaaaaagagaagagacaaatacAATAAAGTATCCCCTAACATGTACTGAGCACTGGCTcaataccaggcactgtgctaagtaagCTCTTAATATGGAATATCCCGTTGAATCCTCACCAAAAATCTCTGAGTTGAGTactaattttttccccatttcacagTCAAGACAACTGAAGCctagaaaaattaagtaatcCTAACCAAAGTCACGCAGGTAGGAAGCATTTGCATTGGGATATGAAGTGGACTGGATGCTGGTTCCAGAGACCCCATTTTAATCCTCTGCACCCCCCAGACTCATGTGCAGAGGATGAGGTGCTCATGGAAAGGCATGGATAGAAGGCTTAGTGGTGGCGAAGGTGAACCTTGGCTGGGCCTTGGCAGATGAACAAGTGTCCCCCAGGGGAGTGGTAAAGGGGAGCATACTCCAGGTAGAGGGAACCCTATGAAGAAAGGGGCGATGTGACACAGAAGGGTGACAAAGGGGAAAAGTGTGGGAAGAcagcaaaggcagagagaagaggaccTTCAGGGCTAGCAGAGAGCTAGGCTCTTCTATAGGATGTCACACCATCTCTGTTTCAAATCCCTTACCTGGGCCATAGGATCCTCTACCCCCACTGCCAGCGTGTGTAGACTTCACTTCAACAGGGTAGAGGTGCCCTGAAATGTGTAAAGTTCTGTCCCAGGGCAAGGGACTCCCACTGCACCTTCCTCAAGAGCCTTGACAGCAGAGGTCGAGGCAGGAATGGGTAGCTGGAGGCTTGCGGGGCACAGTTCTGGCTGGCCCGTGTTGTCCAGGCATATTATTCCTAGCTCCCCCTCTCACCCTCAAGAGGGACCTGGCTGGACCTCAAACTGTGTGGTCACTCTGGGTGTGGAATGAAACACTGACACTCAGAATAAAGTCTGGCATGAGATAGCGGAGCAAGCGAGAACCAGGGCGCTCACTAGAGGAACGGTTCTTTAGGGCACATGCATGACTTCTCATTGACCTTTCCTCTCAGAGGTCAAAGCCCATGTTGTTCACGGGACTCGGTACCTGCCTCTGGCTTCTGGGGATACACGGCACCTCCCCGTTTGACTCCACACCACAAAGTTTCTCTGTGACCACTGCCTTGCCTCTGCTCATCTCTGAACCTCAAATGGTTTTCACCAGGTCTGCCTGATGAACTCATCCAGAAGGGGAAGGACCTCAAGGGGGTGTCAGAAATCGTGCAGAATGGGAAGCACTTCAAGCTCATCATCACCACTGGTTCCAAAGTGATCCAGAATGAGTTCACCTTGGGGGAAGAGTGTGAGCTGGAGACCATGACTGGAGAGAAGGTCAAGGTAGGAGCTGCTCCCTTATGCCACCCTCTGCTTCTGGAGCCTGGCCCCGGGGCTTCATCCTACCAGACTCTTACCTCACAGTTCCCACCACAGATACCTTGTCTGTGACTCCACTTCTGGGATGGAAGCCAGACACCAAGACAGCTCTAGGGAAGAAGCTCTTGGGAGGCCCTTCCAGTTTTCCTATGACTGCCTGGGTTCTCTGGCCCCAGGAACCTGGGCTTTCTCGTGTGGAGGATGTGGGGGGACCAGGCGCAGGTTCTCTCAGGCCCACCAGTGGACAAGCAGGAGTCTGTGAAAAACTCTAAACAGAGCTGTGACATCATCCTTGAGCCCAAAGTAAACTTGCTTTGCTGAGCCTGTAGCTGCTGGCAACATCAAGAATAGCAAAATACCAAGGCCCCAGGCAGGCCCTCAGACCAAGCCTCCAGAGGTCACTGAGCCCCTGgcctcagttgcctcatctgtacaatgggcaTAGCCACTCTTCCCTGACTGAAGGCAATGGGCAGGGTGGCATCACTCTGCTGggctgtggctcagggtgtgtgcAATGAGAGGTGGGTGTGCACTGTGGGAATGGCCAGAAGGTGATGGCAGAAAGATCCAGGCAGTGGGGTACCCCTCCCTAGAGacttctcttcctccctgggaAACTCCACACACCTAGCACAGCCAAAGCCAAGAGCAGCCATCTTTATCCCTCCCCCTCCAAACAACTTTGTGCTTTGGCCTCAGCATGTTGgtctttttatctctctctctttttttaagattttatttatttattcatagacacagagagagagagagaggcagagacacaggcagagggagaagcaggctccatgcagggagcccgatgtgggactcgatcttgggtctccaggatcacaccccaggctgcaggcggcaccaaaccgctgcgccaccggggctgccctctttttatCTCTTATGACAGcttcttatttctgtttctccagaTATAACATTACAGGTCAGGAAATCTGTGATAAATTTTAGGTGGGAAATTCTCTTGTTATGCCCGTAGTAAGGGGCAGCCCATCATGGGTTTTACCACCGACCTTCTCCAATTGTGCATCTTGGAGGCACATTGTTAACCTTGGCCAGGGTCTTCTGTTTCCTGCTGGGTTTCTGTTGTCTCTTCCTGGATGCATAAAGCTTGAGAAAGAGAccacaatagaaaataaaaatgtgctgGAAGGAAAATACATCAAAGCTAAATAGATGTTCTTCCAACTGGCCAATATTTAGAATTTTGCTTCTACCTCCATCTACCAGTTTGGAGATTTTACCAATTTTATCTTAGTGCCTGTATTTGAGACCACTTAGGTGTTCTATGCTCATTTCTAGTTCACATACCATtcattaaaaatgtgataaaagaaGCCCTGACATTGTCTTTAGCTTTTAAATGCACCTCCCATCTTTATAGCCAGGAGACTGGGGGATGTGAGTGGCTTGGCTGTTGTAAACCAGGACCCAGTCAGGGGAGCCAGTGTCACTGGCAAGGGTTCTGCTGTCTCCCCAGACTTTTCCTCACAGctcatctcttctcttctgcAGGCAGTGGTTCAGATGGAAGGTGACAATAAGCTGGTGACAACTTTCAAAGGCATCAAGTCTGTGACCGAACTCAATGGCGATGTGATCACCAACGTAAGTTGGCACTCTGAGCTTGTGGCTCCCAGTGCTTGATGGGAGGGAGAGGTAAAGGGTGAGGTGCAGCTCTCCTACTACCTTTCCTGTGGTCAACTTCTGCTACCACTTACTGAGGACCCATGATATACCAAGCagtttacatacattatctctaTCTTCCCAACAACCCTGAATTTTCTaagtggggaaactgaagcaACAAATAGGGAAAGGCAAAACAAGGGTTCCCTGAGTGGGATCTGTCATACAGGGCTGTCATCCACAGTTGCATACTGCATAATCCTAGAGGGAGCCACTCCCATTGTAGATGATATGTGTATTTATTATGATCTTGAGGTGGATACTGGTTAAccatctaggtttttttttaattatccatttatttatttatttatttgagagcaagcaagtgagagagtgggggaagagagacagagggagagggagagaatcccatgcagactccgtgctgagcatggagccctatgtggggcttgatcccacaaccctgagatcatggcctcaGCAAAagccaagagccagacactcaactgaatgagccacccaggtgccccaaccatcTTGTTCTAACAAGATGTATTTGGATAGTTTTCCAACAGATAGAAGTACAGTATCTTGAGGAAGGggtacctttttttaatttatgaaagacTCCACAGGTGTTGGCACTGGCCCCCAGTTGGTACTTCCCCACCTCTCCTGATTTTCTTCAGGCTGCTCATCCATCCCCACTTTCCATGCCAAGGTCAACCGCTTcaacttcctcctcttccttctctcctcattGCTATCTCCCTTTCTTCACTCATACCCAAATAGGATGGGGTAAGAGAGGTGCTTGCTAGCAGGAGATACAAGGTCCTGCAGAGCTACCGGCATGACCCACCCTTTTCAGTCTCCACAAGGTTGTAGCCATAGGACTTGCTCACAGGCATTGACAAGGAGAATCATATTCATAGCAATTTTATGGCAGTTTATAAGAGTGGCACACTCCAGTTGTGTAATCATTCTTGATGCCTgattgttggccatgtccatgaTTTTGGGGTGAATAGTACAAGGTTTCTCCTACAGTTGTGTTCCTCTGGATCTTCTTTGCTCCCAGGATGTGCTTGGGGAGTAACAGAAGGCAGAACACTACCCAAGGGGTCTGTCATTCTCCTCCTTATCCAAGTGGGAAAATCCCTAAATTAGGTAGAGTGTGAAGGTCAACAAGGAAACATGCTGTTCCCACCCCTGCAGGGCACATTCATAGTACAGCAGGAAGATACCAGCAGGGTGGAGGGAGATGAGTTTGTCCTGGACTCAGTCCTGGCCAAAGTACTTTGATAGGCTTTATTTCTGCCTTGATATGCTTTTGATATTTTCCCCTAATCTTGCCCTctgctgggagggaggcaggatgaGGGATTTAATAAATAGGTTGACCTGTCCAAAGTCATCCAGCTAATGAGCTGTAGAACCAGGGTTCAAACCTAgctttttttattccattctattGCTGCTGAAGCTAAGCTAAGGGGCTCCTTTGTAACCCTGATGACATTAACCCACATCATTGCCACAGACTTTTTCAAGAGAACTAGTGGGAGGCAGGAGCGGGGGGTGGTTGGGGggagaaaggaacaaaaactcaaaaaacgGATGAATCCAATGAATCCAATGCTTTTGTTTGCTTCACAGCTCTTTGGGAGGAAAATTTTGCActacctactatgttccaggctaGGTGCCTGCGTATTTCTATGTACATGTGTTCTTGCCCCTCAGCATGTGTTTGGTACATAAGTAGGTACTCAATGAATCTTTGGGAAATTGGATTGGACTGGACTCATTTGGATGGTCTTGCTCTAACAGCCATCAATATAGAAAGGAATTCACTAAAAGGCAGGACAACTTTCCACCCTGAGGAAGTGAAGTGAAAAGACCCGGCATGCGATTTTTAGGAAAGATTGCCAACTCTTCCTCAGATTttacagaaaacagagaaatcttTGAGTTGTTTCCTATGCTAGCATATTTGGGATGAGTTTGTGGCCTTAATTACCTTTTACAATTCAACATCAGATgaacattttgtgatttttttttttttttactttcagacCATGACATTGGGTGACATTGTCTTCAAGAGAATCAGCAAGAGAATTTAGACAAGTCTGCACTTCATATTCTTTTACTGtgtaaaattaatgtaataaaatgaactttgttttaaaaaaagtcttcccAATGGGCTTGTCATTGATGGTGCTATTGGTATCAATGGGCATTAATCACCTATATTTTTGTAAATCTTGATGATCTGTGTATTCTATCCTTCTGGGTCAGGTCTGAAGGGTAATTCTCACCCTGAAGTAGACCCTATGCTGCTCATTCAGGTGATCCTATGAGAAACATGAGATGTGGCTGGATCTGTTCAGCAGCCCTAGAATGACCTTTCCCGGTCAGCCATACAGGCAAGGAGCTAGAGCAAGAGGGTgtgctggctccctgtggggacagAGAAAAGGAATGCTGGGCAGGCAAAGGGGAGCTATGCCCACCTGTGTGGTCACAGTGGCTCCACCTACTAGGGTACATGAACAAAAAGAGCAGACACTGATCCACCAAATGAATAATTCACCTTCCTAGTAGAGGGCTGACCAAGGAGCTTAGCAGGAGGCACCAGAAGTGGACAAAGGAAGCACAGGTGGACATTTCCTCCATGCTATGGGCAGAGGCAGAATGTGGGAAAAGGATTTCTTTGAACAGCACTTTGTATCAGGCTCTGGTAGCTACTACACATTGAGTGGCACACCCCTTAAAATTCACATGATGAAGTCCTAATCTCCAGGACCTCAGATGGTGACCTTATTTTGGAATAAAGATACTGCCAATATAATTAGTTCAGTTAAAATAAGGTCATACTGTAGTAAGGTGGA
This genomic stretch from Canis lupus dingo isolate Sandy chromosome 17, ASM325472v2, whole genome shotgun sequence harbors:
- the FABP1 gene encoding fatty acid-binding protein, liver, translated to MNFSGKYQLQSQENFEAFMKAVGLPDELIQKGKDLKGVSEIVQNGKHFKLIITTGSKVIQNEFTLGEECELETMTGEKVKAVVQMEGDNKLVTTFKGIKSVTELNGDVITNTMTLGDIVFKRISKRI